One window of the Mycobacterium haemophilum DSM 44634 genome contains the following:
- a CDS encoding universal stress protein — MLSGNRHLGVVVGVDDSPAAKVALHWAACDAELRKVPLTLVHAISPEVATWSDLPLPPGLARWQQDHGRRLLDDATKVVEEACQRGGPAEVRTELLASSAVPMLVDLSKDAQMVVTGSRGPGKWNGRRLGSVSSGLVRHAHCPVAVIHDEDPLIPHPAQAPVLLGIDGSSASEFATAIAFDEASRRHVGLIALHAWSDADVSEWPGIDWPATQSMAEQVLAERLAGWQEEYPDVQARRIVVRDQPARQLLERSDEAQLIVVGSRGRGGFAGMLVGSVSETVAQLARMPVIVAREPNP, encoded by the coding sequence ATGCTATCGGGCAACAGGCACTTGGGCGTCGTGGTCGGCGTCGACGACTCGCCCGCGGCGAAGGTGGCCCTCCACTGGGCGGCATGCGATGCCGAACTGCGAAAGGTTCCGCTGACGCTCGTGCATGCGATTTCCCCCGAGGTGGCGACCTGGTCGGATCTGCCGTTGCCCCCAGGCCTGGCGCGATGGCAGCAGGACCACGGGCGCCGACTGCTCGATGATGCAACCAAGGTCGTTGAGGAGGCTTGCCAGCGCGGAGGTCCCGCCGAGGTTCGCACCGAGCTCTTAGCGTCGTCAGCGGTTCCCATGCTGGTCGACCTGTCCAAAGACGCGCAGATGGTGGTCACCGGGAGCCGTGGCCCCGGGAAATGGAACGGGCGGCGGCTCGGTTCGGTCAGTTCCGGGTTAGTCCGGCACGCGCATTGTCCCGTCGCGGTGATCCACGACGAAGACCCGTTGATACCCCATCCGGCTCAGGCGCCAGTACTGCTGGGCATTGACGGCTCGTCGGCATCCGAGTTCGCTACCGCGATCGCCTTCGACGAGGCCTCGCGCCGCCACGTGGGGCTGATTGCCCTGCACGCGTGGAGCGATGCCGACGTGTCGGAGTGGCCCGGGATCGATTGGCCAGCAACACAATCGATGGCCGAACAGGTACTGGCCGAGCGTCTGGCGGGCTGGCAAGAAGAGTACCCCGATGTGCAGGCACGCCGTATCGTGGTGCGCGATCAGCCGGCACGTCAGCTCCTCGAACGCTCTGACGAGGCCCAGTTGATCGTGGTCGGCAGCCGTGGCCGCGGTGGATTCGCTGGAATGCTGGTGGGCTCGGTCAGCGAAACCGTTGCCCAGTTGGCACGGATGCCCGTGATCGTGGCGCGCGAACCGAACCCGTGA
- a CDS encoding GNAT family N-acetyltransferase: MRHQDIFAPTLRDGTTVQLRRLNDADFDAVIALHDTLTDRELYLRFFTMHPAYLKALAHKLTECNDKDYALGAFESGKLIGVANYVVCGKPATAEVAIAVAHNDHLRGVGTALLRRLAQIARANGILHLVADIWATNDLMFKVLRDAGLRPRHNEYSNGVVHLEVDLAEILPDGIGWP; the protein is encoded by the coding sequence ATGCGACATCAGGACATATTCGCCCCGACACTGCGTGATGGCACTACGGTGCAGTTGCGCCGGCTTAACGACGCGGATTTCGACGCAGTCATCGCACTTCATGACACGCTCACCGACCGCGAGCTCTACCTACGGTTCTTCACGATGCATCCGGCCTATCTGAAAGCCTTGGCTCACAAGCTCACGGAATGCAACGACAAAGACTATGCATTGGGTGCTTTCGAATCCGGAAAGTTGATCGGTGTCGCTAACTACGTGGTCTGCGGTAAGCCGGCGACAGCGGAGGTTGCTATCGCCGTGGCCCACAACGATCATCTGCGCGGCGTGGGAACCGCTTTGCTTCGCCGCCTGGCCCAGATTGCCCGAGCCAATGGAATTCTGCACTTGGTCGCCGACATCTGGGCCACGAACGACCTGATGTTCAAGGTGCTTCGTGACGCCGGACTACGTCCGCGGCATAACGAATACAGCAACGGTGTGGTGCATCTTGAAGTGGATCTAGCTGAGATTTTACCCGACGGAATCGGTTGGCCCTGA
- a CDS encoding universal stress protein, with protein MNSTYPARSVVVGIDGSQAAIAAAEWAIDEAVSRELPLCLIHVIPEQVEPAPPSSVGNMSIEVENGETALRTAAAAVAAIGKPVKVETMMLRGSPSTTLIAESRHADMICVGSVGIGRVARAILGSTAAELAESANCPVAIIRQHRHPEPDNGWIVVAVNDSPGNDNVVQQAMEEAQLRHAPLLALGVWREDLDEMPYDELDRLVQVWRQRYPSVHIHAAATRTSIADFLSVSDRRVQLTVIDSAEADQTARLIGPRSHPILGHAECSVLITRD; from the coding sequence ATGAACAGCACATACCCCGCTCGATCCGTGGTCGTTGGCATCGACGGCTCGCAGGCTGCGATCGCAGCCGCGGAATGGGCAATCGATGAAGCCGTCAGCCGAGAGCTCCCGCTGTGCCTCATCCACGTCATCCCCGAGCAGGTCGAACCGGCCCCGCCCTCGTCGGTGGGCAATATGTCGATAGAAGTCGAAAATGGGGAGACAGCGCTGCGCACAGCCGCTGCTGCGGTGGCAGCAATCGGAAAGCCCGTCAAGGTTGAAACCATGATGCTGCGGGGCAGTCCTTCGACGACGCTTATCGCCGAATCCCGCCACGCCGACATGATCTGCGTCGGCTCGGTGGGAATCGGACGCGTCGCCCGCGCGATACTCGGTTCCACCGCCGCAGAGCTCGCGGAGTCCGCGAATTGCCCGGTCGCTATTATCCGCCAGCACCGGCACCCGGAGCCTGACAACGGCTGGATTGTGGTCGCCGTCAATGATTCACCCGGCAACGACAACGTTGTCCAGCAGGCGATGGAAGAAGCCCAGCTCCGTCACGCGCCGCTGCTTGCTCTTGGAGTGTGGCGAGAAGACCTCGATGAGATGCCCTATGACGAACTGGACCGGCTGGTGCAGGTGTGGCGTCAGCGCTACCCCAGCGTGCACATCCATGCCGCCGCCACCCGAACCAGCATCGCCGACTTTCTGTCCGTCAGCGATAGACGAGTACAGCTCACGGTGATCGACAGCGCCGAGGCCGATCAAACCGCGCGTCTCATCGGACCGCGCAGCCACCCCATCCTCGGGCACGCCGAGTGCTCGGTTCTGATCACACGTGATTAA
- a CDS encoding GAF domain-containing sensor histidine kinase has protein sequence MTKAVDLGGGAHPLRDTLSQLRLRELLIEVQDRIEQIVAGRDRLDGLVEAMLVITSDLDLDATLRTIVHTAIELVDARYGALGVRGEGHDLIEFVYEGIDEPTRELIGHLPEGRGVLGVLIDDPKPIRLDDIAQHPASVGFPPNHPPMRAFLGVPVRIRDEVFGNLYLTEKTNGQSFTEDDEVVAEALAAAAGIAIENARLYEQSRARQSWIEATRDIATELLSGAEPATVFRLIAEEALKLTDAQATLVAVPADDDMASSDVGELQVAEVAGKPAPVGAPATIPVRGTAVGQAFLDRMPRRFDDLDLDIVEVRSGPALVLPLRATGKVAGVLVALRDSGATPFRQDEEEMMAAFADQAALAWQLATSQRMARELDILTDRDRIARDLHDHVIQRLFAVGLGLQGTIPRARSPEVQQRLSEYVDDLQAVIQEIRTTIFDLHGPASGMTRLRQRLNEAIAQFSDGALQITTQFVGPLSAVDATLADHAEAVVREAVSNAVRHANATTLTVTVKVEDDLFIEVVDDGHGISEGAKRSGLTNLDERAQKVGGTFTVDGAATGGTALRWSAPLA, from the coding sequence ATGACCAAGGCAGTTGACCTTGGCGGCGGTGCGCATCCGCTGCGCGACACCTTGTCGCAGCTGCGGCTGCGGGAGCTGCTGATCGAGGTCCAAGACCGGATCGAGCAAATCGTCGCGGGGCGCGACCGGCTGGACGGATTGGTCGAGGCCATGCTGGTCATCACCTCGGACCTCGACCTAGACGCCACGCTGCGCACCATCGTGCACACCGCCATCGAGCTCGTCGACGCACGCTATGGAGCACTGGGAGTGCGCGGGGAGGGACACGATCTCATCGAGTTCGTCTACGAGGGAATCGACGAGCCAACTCGTGAGTTGATCGGCCACCTGCCCGAGGGCCGCGGTGTGCTCGGGGTGTTGATCGACGATCCGAAACCGATCCGCTTGGACGACATCGCGCAGCACCCGGCATCTGTGGGCTTTCCACCGAACCACCCCCCGATGCGTGCGTTCCTCGGTGTGCCGGTCCGGATTCGTGACGAGGTGTTCGGCAACCTGTATCTGACGGAGAAAACCAACGGACAATCGTTCACCGAGGACGACGAGGTGGTCGCTGAAGCGCTGGCCGCCGCTGCCGGGATCGCGATCGAAAACGCCCGCCTCTACGAGCAATCCAGGGCTCGGCAGTCCTGGATCGAGGCGACCCGTGATATCGCAACAGAGCTGCTGTCCGGTGCCGAGCCGGCGACCGTATTCCGGCTCATTGCCGAGGAAGCTTTGAAATTAACTGATGCGCAAGCGACTTTGGTTGCGGTCCCCGCTGACGACGACATGGCGTCGTCGGACGTTGGTGAACTTCAGGTCGCCGAGGTTGCTGGAAAGCCGGCACCGGTCGGTGCACCGGCGACGATACCGGTAAGGGGGACAGCGGTCGGACAGGCTTTCCTGGACCGCATGCCACGGCGATTCGACGACCTGGACCTCGACATCGTGGAGGTTCGTTCCGGTCCGGCCCTGGTGCTGCCTCTTCGCGCCACCGGCAAGGTCGCCGGCGTGTTGGTTGCTCTTCGAGACAGTGGTGCAACGCCATTCAGGCAAGACGAAGAAGAAATGATGGCCGCCTTCGCCGACCAGGCAGCGCTCGCCTGGCAGCTGGCCACCTCGCAGCGCATGGCGCGCGAACTCGATATCCTCACCGACCGCGACCGCATCGCTCGAGACCTGCATGACCACGTCATCCAACGTCTGTTCGCGGTCGGGCTTGGTCTGCAAGGAACCATCCCGCGGGCCCGGTCACCCGAAGTGCAACAACGACTGTCAGAGTACGTCGACGACCTGCAAGCGGTGATCCAAGAGATCAGGACAACGATCTTCGATCTGCATGGACCAGCCTCGGGCATGACCCGGCTGCGCCAGCGGCTTAACGAGGCGATCGCCCAATTCTCGGACGGGGCGCTGCAAATCACGACCCAGTTCGTCGGACCGCTGTCGGCGGTCGATGCGACCCTGGCCGATCACGCTGAAGCCGTTGTCCGCGAAGCGGTCAGCAACGCGGTACGACACGCCAACGCCACCACGCTCACCGTCACCGTCAAGGTCGAGGATGACTTGTTCATCGAAGTGGTTGACGACGGCCACGGTATCTCCGAAGGCGCCAAGCGTAGCGGCCTGACGAACCTGGATGAGCGTGCCCAGAAGGTTGGTGGCACGTTCACAGTTGACGGCGCCGCGACCGGCGGCACGGCACTGCGGTGGTCGGCCCCGTTGGCGTAA
- a CDS encoding universal stress protein has translation MRDVSSAPSIVVGIDGSRAANNAAIWAVDEAISRDIPLRLVYVIDPADLCGVDADHRQFAAARAALYNAQRAVQATSEPVKIEAEIMSGTPLRELIGQSRSAVMVCVGSIGMKHACHGMGSVAAGLTAWSRCPVAVIRPPLRWPTNPEPGSIVAEADHPLVLRHAFEEARLRAAPLCVVASWRAETPDDLPDESRLVQAHLDRRISPWRRLYPDVDVKPVTVRGSICRYLTENAESVQLFVSGSGGQACELQAGSDGCSVLTVRQNHL, from the coding sequence ATGCGTGACGTTTCGTCAGCCCCGTCGATCGTCGTCGGCATCGACGGATCACGAGCGGCGAATAACGCGGCCATATGGGCCGTCGACGAAGCCATCAGCCGCGACATCCCGCTACGCCTGGTGTACGTCATCGATCCGGCAGATTTGTGCGGCGTCGACGCGGATCACCGTCAATTCGCTGCTGCCCGTGCAGCGTTGTATAACGCTCAGCGGGCCGTCCAGGCCACCAGCGAACCGGTGAAGATCGAAGCCGAGATCATGTCGGGAACGCCACTTCGCGAACTGATCGGCCAGTCGCGATCGGCGGTCATGGTGTGCGTCGGGTCAATCGGAATGAAACACGCATGCCATGGCATGGGCTCGGTCGCGGCGGGCTTAACCGCGTGGTCCCGGTGTCCGGTGGCCGTGATCCGCCCGCCACTGCGCTGGCCGACAAACCCCGAACCCGGCAGCATTGTTGCTGAGGCGGACCACCCTCTGGTGCTGCGACACGCTTTCGAAGAAGCGCGACTGCGCGCAGCGCCGCTGTGTGTCGTCGCCTCGTGGCGAGCAGAGACCCCAGACGACCTGCCTGACGAAAGTCGTTTGGTGCAAGCGCACCTGGATCGTCGGATCTCGCCATGGCGGCGGCTGTATCCGGACGTGGACGTCAAGCCAGTGACAGTCCGCGGCAGCATTTGCCGATACCTCACCGAAAATGCAGAGTCGGTCCAGCTTTTCGTTTCCGGCTCCGGCGGCCAAGCTTGCGAATTACAGGCAGGCAGCGACGGATGCTCTGTCCTTACCGTGCGTCAGAACCACTTATAG
- a CDS encoding GAF domain-containing sensor histidine kinase: protein MMDSDGRHGIAASGSIGSRLRDTLSQLRLHELLVEVQDRVEQIVEGRDRLDGLVEAMLAVTSGLELDSTLRTIVHTATNLVDARYGALGVHDQAKQVVKFVYEGIDEETVQRIGRFPEGRGVVGLLMDDPNPLRLDNIAAHPASVGFPPNHPPMRTFLGVPIRIRGGVSGNLYLAKKADGQPFTEDDEVLVQALAAAAGIAIDNARLYQQARTRQSWIEATRDIATELLSEAEPAKVFRLIVEEAVKLIDADVAWVAIRADDVAPATDLAELLVIETVGCANAAEQSIALAGTSVGDVFKTGAPRRVDQLDTVDGGPALILPLRSADAVAGVVVVARHRGSASFSDEQLDMMAAFTDQAALAWQLAISQRRMRELDVLTERDRIARDLHDHVIQRLFAVGLALQGTIPRARYPEVQQRLSDAVGDLQAVIGEIRTTIFDLHGTSSGITGLRQRLDDAVTQFSDSGLHISVQYLGPLSAVDAVLADHAEAIVREAVSNAVRHAHATTLTVQVMVENDLCIEVLDNGCGMPDEITGSGLTNLHQRAEQLGGAFVVESSPGDGTLLRWSAPLQSP, encoded by the coding sequence ATGATGGATAGCGACGGTCGACACGGGATCGCCGCCAGCGGGTCCATAGGCAGCAGGCTGCGCGACACCCTGTCTCAGTTGCGACTGCACGAGCTCCTTGTCGAAGTTCAAGACCGGGTCGAGCAGATCGTCGAAGGTCGTGACCGCCTCGACGGGCTGGTAGAAGCGATGTTGGCGGTCACCTCCGGCCTGGAACTGGACAGCACCCTGCGTACCATCGTGCACACCGCCACCAACCTCGTCGACGCCCGATACGGCGCCTTGGGGGTACACGACCAGGCCAAGCAGGTGGTGAAGTTCGTATACGAGGGCATCGACGAGGAAACCGTCCAGCGGATCGGCCGATTTCCCGAAGGCCGCGGTGTGGTGGGCCTACTCATGGACGACCCCAACCCCCTTCGGCTGGACAACATCGCCGCGCACCCCGCCTCGGTGGGCTTCCCGCCGAACCATCCGCCGATGCGGACTTTCCTCGGGGTGCCGATTCGCATCCGCGGCGGGGTCTCCGGCAACCTCTATCTGGCAAAGAAGGCCGATGGGCAACCGTTCACCGAGGACGATGAGGTACTGGTCCAGGCATTGGCCGCCGCGGCCGGCATCGCGATCGACAATGCCCGGCTCTACCAGCAAGCCCGGACTCGGCAGTCATGGATCGAGGCCACCCGCGACATCGCCACCGAGTTGTTGTCCGAGGCCGAACCGGCGAAGGTGTTCCGGCTGATCGTCGAAGAGGCAGTCAAGCTGATCGACGCCGACGTCGCCTGGGTGGCCATTCGGGCCGACGATGTCGCCCCGGCGACCGATCTGGCGGAACTGTTGGTGATCGAAACGGTTGGCTGCGCGAACGCCGCCGAGCAGAGCATTGCGCTTGCGGGCACATCAGTCGGCGATGTCTTCAAGACCGGCGCCCCACGACGGGTCGACCAGTTGGACACTGTCGACGGCGGGCCGGCGCTGATCCTGCCGCTGCGGAGCGCCGATGCCGTCGCCGGTGTCGTGGTCGTGGCACGCCACCGCGGTTCGGCCTCCTTCAGCGACGAACAACTCGACATGATGGCCGCGTTCACCGATCAGGCGGCGTTGGCCTGGCAGTTGGCTATCTCGCAGCGCCGAATGCGCGAACTCGACGTGCTCACCGAACGCGACCGGATTGCCCGCGATCTGCACGACCACGTGATCCAGCGGCTGTTCGCCGTGGGCCTGGCGTTGCAGGGAACTATCCCGCGGGCCCGCTATCCCGAGGTGCAGCAACGACTCTCGGATGCTGTGGGCGATCTGCAGGCCGTCATCGGAGAGATCCGGACCACCATCTTCGACCTGCATGGTACGTCATCTGGAATCACCGGGCTTCGGCAACGACTCGACGACGCAGTCACCCAATTCTCCGACTCCGGGCTGCACATCAGCGTCCAATACCTGGGGCCGCTGTCGGCCGTCGATGCCGTGCTGGCCGATCACGCTGAAGCCATTGTGCGCGAAGCGGTCAGCAACGCCGTCCGCCATGCGCACGCCACGACCCTGACCGTGCAGGTCATGGTTGAAAACGACCTATGCATCGAGGTGCTTGACAATGGCTGCGGAATGCCTGACGAAATCACCGGTAGCGGTTTGACGAACCTACATCAACGTGCCGAACAGCTCGGCGGTGCGTTCGTTGTCGAAAGCTCACCGGGCGACGGCACGCTGTTGCGCTGGTCAGCGCCACTGCAGTCGCCGTAG
- the dosR gene encoding hypoxia response regulator transcription factor DosR/DevR: protein MVRVFLVDDHEVVRRGLIDLLRADPELDVVGEAGSVAGAMARIPALRPDVAVLDVRLPDGNGIELCRDLLSHVPELRCLMLTSFTSDEAMLDAILAGASGYVVKDIKGMELASAIKEVGAGRSLLDNRAAAALMAKLRRAAEKSDPLSCLTDQERTLLRLLSDGMTNKQIADRMFLAEKTVKNYVSRLLAKLGMERRTQAAVFATKLQRLPQSDDG from the coding sequence ATGGTTAGGGTCTTCTTGGTCGACGATCACGAGGTGGTACGCCGCGGTTTGATCGACTTGCTCAGAGCAGACCCCGAACTCGACGTCGTTGGCGAGGCAGGCTCGGTCGCCGGGGCGATGGCCCGGATTCCTGCGCTGCGCCCAGACGTCGCGGTGCTCGACGTCCGGTTGCCGGACGGCAACGGCATCGAGCTTTGCCGTGATCTGCTGTCCCATGTGCCCGAACTACGTTGCCTGATGCTGACGTCGTTCACGTCGGACGAGGCGATGTTAGACGCAATTCTCGCCGGCGCCAGCGGCTATGTCGTCAAAGACATCAAAGGGATGGAGTTGGCCAGCGCTATCAAAGAAGTCGGGGCAGGGCGGTCGCTGCTCGACAATCGGGCTGCGGCCGCGCTGATGGCGAAACTGCGCAGAGCGGCCGAGAAGTCGGACCCGTTGTCATGCCTGACCGACCAGGAACGCACTCTGCTGAGACTATTGAGCGACGGAATGACCAACAAGCAGATCGCCGACCGGATGTTCCTGGCCGAAAAGACGGTGAAGAACTATGTCTCCCGGCTACTGGCCAAGCTGGGGATGGAACGTCGAACGCAGGCCGCGGTATTCGCAACCAAACTACAGCGGCTACCACAAAGCGATGATGGATAG
- a CDS encoding Acg family FMN-binding oxidoreductase, producing MSTHFPDRGTLHAALSLAIRAPSVHNTQPWRWRVGKKSLHLYADSRLQLPNTDPDGRDLMLSCGIALHHCVVALAALGWQSKIHRLPNPDEPEHLAAIEVYRHPANEVDIMLAAAIPRRRTDRRRYSSWSVPAHYIALMGARAARAGVMLRQIESLPRLQHIVAQAVWRHATDYDYMAELTTWSGRYASLAGVPAHSTPPSDPTAPLPPRLFAGPVLGQPPGADSVDDNAVVLALGTKDDSTLARLRAGEATSLVLLSATALGLASCPVTEPLEIVETRNAVQVEVFGISGFPQVLLRIGWAPVNADPLPSTPRRPLADVVESLDGSTM from the coding sequence ATGAGCACCCACTTCCCGGACCGCGGAACCCTCCACGCGGCCTTGTCGTTGGCCATCCGCGCGCCGTCAGTGCACAACACGCAGCCGTGGCGGTGGCGGGTGGGGAAGAAAAGTTTGCATCTATACGCCGACAGCAGACTGCAGCTGCCCAACACCGACCCTGACGGCCGCGACCTGATGTTGAGCTGCGGCATTGCCCTGCACCACTGTGTGGTTGCGCTGGCGGCGCTCGGGTGGCAGTCGAAAATCCACCGGCTACCCAACCCCGACGAACCGGAACACCTTGCTGCCATTGAGGTTTACCGTCATCCTGCCAACGAGGTCGACATCATGCTGGCGGCTGCGATTCCGCGGCGGCGCACCGACCGGCGCCGTTACAGCTCATGGAGCGTACCGGCCCACTACATCGCCCTGATGGGTGCCCGGGCGGCGCGAGCTGGGGTAATGCTGCGGCAAATCGAATCACTACCGCGATTACAGCACATTGTGGCGCAAGCAGTTTGGCGACACGCGACCGACTACGACTACATGGCCGAGCTGACCACTTGGAGTGGACGCTACGCATCGCTCGCCGGTGTGCCGGCCCACAGCACACCACCGTCTGACCCGACCGCTCCGTTGCCGCCGCGGCTGTTCGCGGGTCCCGTACTGGGGCAGCCACCCGGCGCCGACTCGGTTGACGACAATGCCGTCGTGTTGGCGCTGGGAACCAAGGACGACAGCACGCTGGCGCGGCTGCGTGCCGGCGAAGCCACCAGCCTGGTGCTGCTCAGCGCAACCGCGCTCGGTTTGGCGAGCTGCCCGGTCACCGAACCGCTGGAGATCGTCGAAACGCGCAACGCTGTGCAGGTCGAAGTTTTCGGAATCAGCGGGTTCCCTCAAGTGTTGCTGCGCATCGGCTGGGCGCCGGTCAACGCCGACCCGTTACCCTCGACTCCCCGTCGCCCGCTAGCGGACGTCGTTGAATCGCTGGACGGCTCCACAATGTGA